The Streptomyces nitrosporeus genome includes a window with the following:
- a CDS encoding pirin family protein — MPAVTVENPLTLPKVAAAADAVARPVLTVTTAPSGFEGEGFPVRRAFAGINYRHLDPFIMMDQMGEVEYEAGEPKGTPWHPHRGFETVTYIIDGSFIHQDSHGGGGAIENGDTQWMTAGSGLLHIETPPESLVMSGGLFHGLQLWVNLPKADKMMAPRYQDIRGGQVQLLATPDGGALLRVIAGELDGHEGPGITHTPITMVHATIRPGAEATLPWREDFNGLAYVLAGRGSVGRERRPVRTGQTAVFGTGSSLTVRADETQDGNTPDLEVVLLGGRPIREPMAHYGPFVMNTQAELQQAFEDFKAGRLGSIPSVHGM; from the coding sequence ATGCCCGCAGTGACCGTCGAGAACCCGCTCACCCTGCCCAAGGTGGCCGCCGCGGCGGACGCCGTGGCCCGTCCCGTGCTGACCGTCACCACCGCGCCCTCCGGGTTCGAGGGTGAGGGCTTCCCGGTCCGGCGCGCCTTCGCGGGGATCAACTACCGGCACCTGGACCCGTTCATCATGATGGACCAGATGGGTGAGGTGGAGTACGAGGCCGGCGAGCCGAAGGGGACCCCCTGGCACCCGCACCGCGGCTTCGAGACCGTCACGTACATCATCGACGGGAGCTTCATCCACCAGGACAGCCACGGCGGCGGCGGCGCCATCGAGAACGGCGACACGCAGTGGATGACCGCGGGCAGCGGGCTCCTGCACATCGAGACGCCGCCCGAGTCGCTGGTGATGTCCGGAGGGCTGTTCCACGGCCTCCAGCTCTGGGTGAACCTGCCGAAGGCCGACAAGATGATGGCCCCGCGCTACCAGGACATCCGCGGCGGCCAGGTCCAGCTGCTCGCCACCCCGGACGGCGGCGCGCTGCTGCGGGTCATCGCCGGTGAGCTCGACGGACACGAGGGGCCGGGCATCACCCACACCCCGATCACCATGGTCCACGCGACGATCCGGCCGGGCGCCGAGGCGACCCTGCCGTGGCGCGAGGACTTCAACGGCCTGGCGTACGTCCTCGCCGGGCGCGGGTCCGTCGGCCGGGAGCGCCGCCCCGTCCGCACCGGGCAGACGGCGGTCTTCGGCACCGGTTCCTCGCTCACCGTCCGGGCGGACGAGACGCAGGACGGCAACACCCCGGACCTGGAGGTCGTGCTGCTGGGCGGGCGCCCCATCCGCGAGCCGATGGCGCACTACGGGCCGTTCGTCATGAACACCCAGGCCGAACTCCAGCAGGCGTTCGAGGACTTCAAGGCCGGACGGCTCGGCTCGATCCCCTCGGTCCACGGGATGTGA
- a CDS encoding SpoIIE family protein phosphatase → MRTEEILAAIGTGFWSWDSAAEEVTFDAEAARLLGLPGDARTWPSSEVRRLFHPADLSEISAIVNFAIAENTVAEARLRVVDEHGRVLRTVRSRSKPVTLDGPGPHRYVLAGTLQEVAEPAASEAAGTPVTGDWRRSREAFLLDAGRALAEAVSTEEVLRVAASLSMPGFSPDGLAVFGVSGGRLTVIGHHGHHSGDERPFTEMSLDTDYPAAEVVRTGQAIYLSSPEEYRRRYPATWPLARDFGRRCWAFLPLISSGHTMGAWMAGFRHSVAFSPDERSVLSTVARMLAQALTRAGTAETERALSVGLQRTMMPSLGSGVPGLTVAARYVPTGGGLQIGGDWYDVIPLPNGRIALVIGDVQGHDVRAAGLMGQLRIALRAYASEGHRPDAVLSRASRFLSGLTDAYTPSGDEAGDEDRIAAARFATCLYAEADPESGTLDIARAGHPDPVVISADGTAMIRQTAGGLPLGIETDADYPTTRVVLAPDETIMLCTDGLIETGGHDMATGWARLQPVLEEPVDDLEQLADALVQAVHGPGAQYTTGPLANRSDDDIAVLVLRREGTGSRRIPRRRSAMTIAQAEPERIAAARQQLRGLLHDWADGEQVDSAELMISEMATNVLVHTDGDALVLAEVSGARGERRLRVEVADSSDELPHKRRPGEMASSGRGLVLMEMLADSWGVDPRGEGKCIWFELHESPGPSEPGRAASLTGS, encoded by the coding sequence ATGCGCACCGAGGAGATCCTGGCCGCGATCGGGACCGGGTTCTGGAGCTGGGACAGCGCGGCGGAGGAGGTCACATTCGACGCGGAGGCGGCCCGGCTGCTGGGCCTGCCCGGTGACGCACGTACCTGGCCGAGCTCCGAGGTGCGCCGCCTCTTCCATCCGGCGGACCTCAGCGAGATCAGCGCGATCGTGAACTTCGCGATCGCCGAGAACACCGTCGCCGAGGCGCGGCTGCGCGTGGTGGACGAGCACGGCCGGGTGCTGCGCACCGTCCGCAGCAGGTCGAAGCCGGTCACCCTGGACGGTCCGGGCCCGCACCGGTACGTCCTGGCCGGCACCCTCCAGGAGGTCGCCGAACCGGCCGCGTCCGAGGCGGCCGGCACCCCCGTCACCGGTGACTGGCGGCGCTCCCGCGAGGCCTTCCTGCTGGACGCGGGGCGCGCGCTGGCGGAGGCGGTGTCGACCGAGGAGGTGCTGCGGGTCGCCGCGTCGCTCTCGATGCCCGGCTTCTCACCGGACGGCCTCGCCGTCTTCGGCGTCTCGGGCGGCCGGCTCACCGTCATCGGGCACCACGGGCACCACTCCGGTGACGAGCGGCCGTTCACCGAGATGTCCCTGGACACGGACTACCCGGCCGCCGAGGTCGTGCGCACCGGGCAGGCCATCTACCTCTCCTCCCCCGAGGAGTACCGCCGGCGGTACCCCGCCACCTGGCCGCTGGCCAGGGACTTCGGGCGGCGCTGCTGGGCCTTCCTCCCGCTCATCTCCTCCGGCCACACCATGGGGGCCTGGATGGCCGGCTTCCGGCACAGTGTGGCCTTCTCGCCCGACGAGCGCTCCGTGCTGTCCACGGTGGCCCGGATGCTGGCGCAGGCCCTGACCCGCGCGGGCACCGCCGAAACCGAGCGCGCGCTGTCCGTGGGCCTCCAGCGGACGATGATGCCGTCCCTGGGCTCCGGCGTGCCGGGCCTGACGGTGGCGGCGCGCTATGTGCCGACCGGCGGCGGCCTCCAGATCGGCGGCGACTGGTACGACGTGATCCCGCTGCCCAACGGCCGTATCGCCCTGGTCATCGGCGACGTCCAGGGCCACGACGTGCGGGCGGCGGGGCTGATGGGGCAGCTCCGTATCGCCCTGCGCGCCTACGCCTCCGAGGGCCACCGCCCCGACGCGGTGCTCTCCCGCGCCTCCCGCTTCCTGTCCGGCCTCACCGACGCGTACACCCCCTCGGGGGACGAGGCCGGTGACGAGGACCGGATCGCCGCGGCGCGCTTCGCCACCTGCCTCTACGCCGAGGCCGACCCGGAGAGCGGCACCCTGGACATCGCCCGGGCCGGCCACCCCGACCCGGTGGTGATCAGCGCCGACGGCACGGCGATGATCCGGCAGACCGCGGGAGGGCTGCCCCTGGGCATCGAGACGGACGCGGACTACCCGACGACCCGTGTCGTCCTGGCACCCGACGAGACGATCATGCTCTGCACCGACGGCCTCATCGAGACCGGCGGACACGACATGGCCACCGGCTGGGCCAGGCTCCAGCCGGTCCTGGAGGAGCCCGTGGACGACCTGGAGCAGCTCGCCGACGCGCTCGTCCAGGCGGTGCACGGGCCCGGCGCCCAGTACACGACCGGCCCGCTGGCCAACCGCAGTGACGACGACATCGCCGTACTGGTCCTGCGCCGTGAGGGCACCGGCTCCCGCAGGATCCCGCGGCGCCGCTCGGCCATGACCATCGCCCAGGCCGAGCCCGAACGGATCGCGGCCGCCCGGCAGCAGTTGCGCGGGCTGCTGCACGACTGGGCCGACGGCGAGCAGGTGGACTCCGCGGAGCTGATGATCTCCGAGATGGCCACGAACGTCCTGGTCCACACGGACGGCGACGCCCTGGTCCTCGCGGAGGTGAGCGGTGCCCGGGGCGAGCGCCGGCTGCGCGTGGAGGTGGCCGACTCCAGCGACGAGCTGCCGCACAAGCGCCGGCCGGGCGAGATGGCGTCCAGCGGCCGGGGCCTGGTGCTGATGGAGATGCTCGCCGACTCGTGGGGGGTGGACCCGCGCGGGGAGGGCAAGTGCATCTGGTTCGAGCTCCACGAGTCCCCCGGCCCCTCCGAGCCCGGCCGGGCGGCCTCCCTCACCGGCTCATGA
- a CDS encoding response regulator transcription factor encodes MRVLVAEDEETLAELVATGLRRAGFAVDTVYSGDAALAYLGLHDYDVVVLDRDLPRVHGDDVARRLVAGGSRTKILMLTASGTTEDRVEGLDLGADDYVSKPFEFPELVSRVRALRRRGARPVPPQLERHGIRLDSVRRTATRDGRELDLSPKEFTVLQLLLEADGAAVGAEELLERAWDANAGSSPGSPLRPGRESPHPGAVDVCMGKLRAELGEPALIRTVQGVGYAL; translated from the coding sequence ATGCGGGTACTGGTCGCCGAGGACGAGGAGACCCTGGCGGAGCTGGTCGCCACCGGGCTGCGGAGGGCCGGGTTCGCCGTCGACACCGTCTACAGCGGGGACGCGGCGCTCGCCTACCTCGGACTGCACGACTATGACGTCGTCGTCCTGGACCGTGACCTGCCCCGGGTGCACGGGGACGACGTGGCCCGCCGGCTGGTCGCCGGGGGCTCCCGGACGAAGATCCTGATGCTCACCGCCTCCGGGACGACGGAGGACCGGGTGGAGGGGCTGGACCTGGGCGCCGACGACTACGTGAGCAAGCCCTTCGAGTTCCCCGAGCTGGTCTCCCGGGTGCGGGCCCTGCGCCGCCGCGGCGCCCGCCCCGTCCCTCCGCAGCTGGAGCGGCACGGCATCCGGCTGGACAGTGTGCGCCGGACCGCGACCCGTGACGGCAGGGAGCTGGACCTGTCCCCGAAGGAGTTCACGGTGCTCCAGCTGCTGCTGGAGGCCGACGGGGCCGCGGTCGGCGCCGAGGAGCTGCTGGAACGCGCCTGGGACGCCAACGCCGGCTCCTCCCCGGGCTCCCCGCTCCGTCCGGGCAGGGAGTCGCCCCACCCGGGCGCCGTGGACGTCTGTATGGGCAAGCTCCGCGCCGAGCTGGGCGAACCGGCGCTCATCCGCACCGTCCAGGGCGTGGGGTACGCCCTGTGA
- a CDS encoding sensor histidine kinase yields MNRLAGLLRIRDVPQARHTTIRTRIALVYGGVFLVLGTALLTTVNLASRAGTDSQARAIATSAAVSQPGFAVNGPLHTRGRLGPPTVYDVTDDVSDAASRELLYWSAAALLVMTGCAVGVGWWTAGRVLRPVHAMTAKARRLSEHTLHERIASSGPDDELKELGETLDALLARLERAFDSQRRFIANASHELRTPLATQRAAIQIGLDDPSPEDLVRTRQTLLDNNRRSERLIEGLLVLARSERGLESGEREDVDLAKVVTEEAGRPAPAAGAPRVRTTVTVEPCAVRGNRQLLAQLVANLLSNAVRYNVPGGSVDVSLSADGALVVSNTGPEVSEGEIDGFFQAFRRGEGRDRMGRGSGLGLSIVRSIAMAHGGTATAEPGPSGGGLAVTVRLPVDQSPARRPRPAAQAGSPASTSR; encoded by the coding sequence GTGAACCGGCTGGCGGGGCTGCTGCGGATCCGGGACGTCCCGCAAGCCCGGCACACGACGATCCGGACGCGGATCGCCCTGGTCTACGGCGGGGTGTTCCTGGTCCTGGGGACGGCGCTGCTCACCACGGTCAACCTGGCCTCGCGCGCCGGGACGGACTCGCAGGCCCGCGCCATCGCCACCTCGGCCGCGGTCTCCCAGCCGGGCTTCGCGGTGAACGGCCCGCTGCACACCCGGGGCCGTCTCGGCCCGCCCACGGTGTACGACGTCACCGACGACGTCAGCGACGCGGCGAGCCGGGAGCTCCTGTACTGGTCGGCGGCGGCGCTGCTGGTGATGACGGGGTGCGCGGTCGGCGTCGGCTGGTGGACGGCGGGGCGGGTGCTGCGGCCGGTGCACGCCATGACGGCCAAGGCCCGCAGGCTCTCCGAGCACACCCTGCACGAGCGGATCGCGTCCAGCGGCCCCGACGACGAGCTGAAGGAGCTGGGGGAGACCCTGGACGCGTTGCTGGCCAGGCTGGAGAGGGCCTTCGACAGCCAGCGCCGGTTCATCGCCAACGCCTCGCACGAGCTGCGGACCCCGCTGGCCACCCAGCGGGCCGCGATCCAGATCGGCCTGGACGACCCGTCACCGGAGGACCTCGTACGCACCCGGCAGACCCTGCTGGACAACAACCGGCGCAGCGAACGGCTCATCGAGGGGCTGCTGGTGCTGGCCCGCAGCGAGCGGGGCCTGGAGAGCGGGGAGCGGGAGGACGTCGATCTGGCGAAGGTGGTCACCGAGGAGGCCGGACGGCCGGCGCCGGCGGCGGGGGCGCCCCGGGTGCGGACCACGGTGACGGTGGAGCCCTGTGCCGTCCGGGGGAACCGGCAGCTGCTCGCGCAGCTGGTGGCCAACCTGCTGTCGAACGCCGTCCGCTACAACGTGCCGGGCGGGTCGGTCGACGTGTCGCTGTCGGCGGACGGGGCCCTGGTGGTCAGCAACACCGGGCCCGAGGTGTCCGAAGGCGAGATCGACGGGTTCTTCCAGGCATTCCGGCGCGGTGAGGGCCGGGACCGGATGGGCCGGGGCTCGGGCCTCGGGCTGTCGATCGTCCGGTCCATCGCGATGGCCCACGGCGGTACGGCCACGGCGGAACCCGGCCCGTCAGGGGGCGGGCTCGCCGTGACCGTACGGCTGCCGGTGGATCAGTCCCCGGCGAGGAGGCCGCGGCCGGCCGCCCAGGCGGGGAGCCCGGCGAGCACCTCGCGGTAG
- the metG gene encoding methionine--tRNA ligase, with product MAATGSEKQGGDGVKSFYVSTPIYYVNDAPHLGHAYTTVAGDVLTRWHRQRGEKVWYLTGTDEHGQKIMRTAEANDVTPQAWCDKLVEEAWKPLWEHLDIRHDDFIRTTEKRHTDRVQEFVQDLYDKDQIYKGGYEGPYCVGCEEYKLPGDLLEAEDGTKLCPIHKKPVEILKEENYFFKLSEYGPKLLEFYEANPGFIQPESARNEIVNFVRQGLQDLSISRSTFDWGVPVPWDEKHVIYVWIDALLNYATAVGYGANQEKFDATFPADVHLIGKDILRFHSVIWPAMLMAQGLPLPGKVVANGWLMVGGEKMSKSNLTGIKPQDLTSHFGVDAYRWYFLRAIAYGSDGSFSWEDFSARYTSELANDYGNLASRVAAMVGKYFGGVLPEATASGEAERAVQEGLAEAVATADARIGDDLDFQAGILAVFDFVKRVNGYITEQEPWKVAKDESPEGRARLATILYTAAESLRGTAVLLNAVMPRTSQQLWESLGAEASLGALADQRVQDAGRWGLLPAGSTVTKGAVLFPRLEEKPA from the coding sequence ATGGCGGCCACTGGATCAGAGAAGCAAGGGGGCGACGGCGTGAAGAGTTTCTACGTATCGACCCCCATCTACTACGTCAACGACGCTCCTCACCTGGGCCACGCCTATACGACCGTCGCAGGCGACGTGCTCACCCGCTGGCACCGCCAGCGCGGCGAGAAGGTGTGGTACCTCACCGGCACGGACGAGCACGGTCAGAAGATCATGCGCACGGCCGAGGCGAACGACGTCACGCCCCAGGCCTGGTGCGACAAGCTCGTCGAGGAGGCGTGGAAGCCCCTCTGGGAGCACCTGGACATCAGACACGACGACTTCATCCGCACCACGGAGAAGCGGCACACCGACCGTGTGCAGGAGTTCGTGCAGGACCTGTACGACAAGGACCAGATCTACAAGGGCGGGTACGAAGGCCCGTACTGCGTGGGCTGCGAGGAGTACAAGCTCCCCGGGGACCTCCTGGAGGCCGAGGACGGCACCAAGCTGTGCCCGATCCACAAGAAGCCGGTGGAGATCCTCAAGGAGGAGAACTACTTCTTCAAGCTCAGCGAGTACGGCCCGAAGCTGCTGGAGTTCTACGAGGCCAACCCCGGCTTCATCCAGCCCGAGTCGGCCCGCAACGAGATCGTGAACTTCGTCAGGCAGGGGCTGCAGGACCTGTCGATCTCGCGCTCGACCTTCGACTGGGGCGTCCCGGTGCCGTGGGACGAGAAGCACGTCATCTACGTGTGGATCGACGCGCTGCTGAACTACGCCACGGCGGTCGGCTACGGCGCCAACCAGGAGAAGTTCGACGCCACCTTCCCGGCCGACGTGCACCTGATCGGCAAGGACATCCTCCGGTTCCACTCGGTGATCTGGCCCGCCATGCTGATGGCTCAGGGCCTCCCGCTGCCCGGCAAGGTCGTCGCCAACGGCTGGCTGATGGTCGGCGGCGAGAAGATGTCCAAGTCGAACCTGACGGGCATCAAGCCGCAGGACCTGACCTCGCACTTCGGGGTGGACGCCTACCGCTGGTACTTCCTGCGCGCCATCGCGTACGGCAGCGACGGCTCGTTCTCCTGGGAGGACTTCAGCGCCCGCTACACCTCCGAGCTCGCCAACGACTACGGCAACCTGGCCTCCCGGGTCGCGGCCATGGTCGGCAAGTACTTCGGCGGGGTGCTCCCCGAGGCCACGGCCTCCGGCGAGGCGGAGCGGGCGGTCCAGGAGGGTCTCGCCGAAGCCGTGGCCACGGCCGACGCCAGGATCGGTGACGACCTGGACTTCCAGGCCGGCATCCTGGCCGTCTTCGACTTCGTGAAGCGGGTCAACGGCTACATCACCGAGCAGGAGCCCTGGAAGGTGGCCAAGGACGAGTCGCCCGAGGGCCGGGCCCGGCTCGCGACGATCCTCTACACCGCCGCCGAGTCACTGCGCGGGACCGCGGTCCTGCTGAACGCCGTGATGCCGCGGACCTCGCAGCAGCTGTGGGAGTCCCTCGGCGCGGAGGCCTCCCTGGGCGCCCTGGCCGACCAGCGGGTGCAGGACGCGGGCCGGTGGGGCCTGCTGCCTGCCGGGTCGACGGTGACGAAGGGCGCGGTGCTCTTCCCGCGCCTGGAGGAGAAGCCCGCCTGA
- the aspS gene encoding aspartate--tRNA ligase, translated as MHRYRSHTCGELRASDVGTDVRLSGWLHNRRDLGGILFIDLRDHYGLVQLVARPGTPGNEALAKLTKETVVRIDGKVSARGAENVNPELPTGEIEIEVTEVEVLGEAGPLPFTINAEDGVNEERRLEYRFLDLRRERMHRNIMLRSAVIAAIRSKMVALGFNEMATPILTATSPEGARDFVVPSRLNPGKFYALPQAPQQFKQLLMISGFDRYFQIAPCFRDEDARADRSPGEFYQLDVEMSFVEQEDVFRPIEKLMTELFEEFGNGRPVTSPFPRIPFRESMLKYGNDKPDLRAQLELVDISDVFADSGFKAFAGKHVRALPVPDTAGQSRKFFDGLGEYAVEHGAKGLAWVRVGEDGTLAGPIAKFLTETDVKTLTERLSLVPGHAVFFGAGEFDEVSKIMSAVRVEAAKRSGHFEEGVFRFCWVVDFPMYEKDEETGKIDFSHNPFSMPQGGLEDLETKDPLDILAWQYDIVCNGIELSSGAIRNHEPELMIKAFEIAGYDRETVEQEFAGMLRAFRLGAPPHGGIAPGVDRIVMLLADEPNIRETIAFPLNGNAQDLMMGAPTVLEEARLRELNIQLRKPAAPAKEKAGAKDSVARDTGAK; from the coding sequence ATGCATCGGTACAGGTCCCACACCTGCGGCGAGCTCCGCGCCTCTGACGTCGGCACCGACGTCCGGCTGAGCGGCTGGCTGCACAATCGCCGAGACCTGGGCGGCATCCTCTTCATCGATCTGCGCGACCACTACGGCCTGGTGCAGCTCGTCGCCCGTCCCGGCACCCCCGGCAACGAGGCCCTGGCGAAGCTGACCAAGGAGACCGTCGTACGGATCGACGGCAAGGTCTCCGCGCGCGGTGCCGAGAACGTCAACCCGGAGCTCCCCACCGGCGAGATCGAGATCGAGGTCACCGAGGTCGAGGTGCTGGGCGAGGCCGGCCCGCTGCCCTTCACGATCAACGCCGAGGACGGCGTCAACGAGGAGCGGCGCCTGGAGTACCGCTTCCTCGACCTGCGCCGTGAGCGCATGCACCGCAACATCATGCTGCGCTCCGCCGTGATCGCGGCCATCCGCTCCAAGATGGTCGCCCTCGGCTTCAACGAGATGGCGACGCCGATCCTCACCGCGACCTCCCCCGAGGGCGCCCGTGACTTCGTGGTCCCCTCCCGGCTGAACCCGGGCAAGTTCTACGCCCTGCCGCAGGCACCGCAGCAGTTCAAGCAGCTGCTGATGATCTCCGGCTTCGACCGGTACTTCCAGATCGCGCCCTGCTTCCGCGACGAGGACGCCCGCGCCGACCGTTCGCCGGGCGAGTTCTACCAGCTCGACGTCGAGATGTCGTTCGTCGAGCAGGAGGACGTCTTCCGGCCGATCGAGAAGCTGATGACCGAGCTCTTCGAGGAGTTCGGCAACGGCCGCCCGGTCACCTCGCCGTTCCCGCGGATCCCGTTCCGCGAGTCGATGCTGAAGTACGGCAACGACAAGCCGGACCTCCGCGCCCAGCTGGAGCTCGTCGACATCTCGGACGTCTTCGCCGACTCCGGCTTCAAGGCGTTCGCCGGCAAGCACGTCCGCGCGCTGCCGGTGCCGGACACCGCGGGCCAGTCCCGGAAGTTCTTCGACGGCCTCGGCGAGTACGCGGTCGAGCACGGCGCCAAGGGCCTGGCCTGGGTGCGCGTCGGTGAGGACGGCACGCTGGCCGGCCCGATCGCCAAGTTCCTCACCGAGACGGACGTCAAGACGCTCACCGAGCGCCTCTCCCTCGTCCCGGGCCACGCCGTCTTCTTCGGCGCGGGCGAGTTCGACGAGGTCTCCAAGATCATGTCCGCCGTCCGCGTCGAGGCCGCCAAGCGGTCCGGCCACTTCGAGGAGGGCGTCTTCCGGTTCTGCTGGGTCGTCGACTTCCCGATGTACGAGAAGGACGAGGAGACCGGCAAGATCGACTTCTCGCACAACCCCTTCTCGATGCCGCAGGGCGGTCTGGAGGACCTGGAGACCAAGGACCCGCTGGACATCCTGGCCTGGCAGTACGACATCGTCTGCAACGGCATCGAGCTGTCCTCGGGCGCCATCCGCAACCACGAGCCCGAGCTGATGATCAAGGCGTTCGAGATCGCCGGCTACGACCGGGAGACCGTCGAGCAGGAGTTCGCGGGCATGCTCCGCGCCTTCCGCCTCGGTGCCCCGCCGCACGGCGGCATCGCCCCGGGCGTCGACCGCATCGTGATGCTGCTCGCCGACGAGCCGAACATCCGCGAGACGATCGCCTTCCCGCTCAACGGCAACGCCCAGGACCTCATGATGGGCGCCCCGACGGTCCTGGAGGAGGCCCGCCTGCGCGAGCTGAACATCCAGCTCCGCAAGCCCGCGGCACCGGCCAAGGAGAAGGCCGGGGCCAAGGACTCGGTGGCGAGGGACACCGGCGCGAAGTAG
- a CDS encoding AI-2E family transporter — protein MPPRKPLLPDSARRTAAWCGVLLLVTGVAAVAVWLCVALKTAVTPVLLALLGTALLGPVHRRLTAWGVHRSLAAGLTCAALVAVVGGAGYIVVTALVETGDHIVASLKDAAQWVVDHFEIHGVADVDDLADNARGLVERFGASAAGGLLTGIGVVTTLVATAVLALLLTFFFLRDSDRAGHLARAVAPRGTGDLVEAMGRRAFEAVEGFMRGTTLIALIDALCITVGLLILDVPGAVGLGALVFVGAYIPYLGAFVSGAVSVLVALADRGFVIALWALGVVLAVQLLEGHVLQPVIQSRTVQMHPASILVALTAGASVAGLLGMLLAVPFCAAVFGVIGELRKGRGGAGPPS, from the coding sequence ATGCCTCCCCGGAAGCCCCTCCTGCCCGACAGCGCGCGCCGGACGGCCGCCTGGTGCGGCGTGCTTCTCCTGGTGACCGGCGTCGCGGCGGTGGCCGTATGGCTGTGCGTCGCCCTCAAGACGGCGGTCACCCCCGTCCTGCTCGCCCTCCTCGGCACCGCGCTGCTCGGCCCGGTCCACCGCAGGCTGACGGCGTGGGGGGTGCACCGGTCGCTGGCCGCCGGGCTCACCTGTGCCGCCCTGGTCGCGGTGGTGGGCGGCGCCGGGTACATCGTCGTCACCGCGCTGGTGGAGACCGGTGACCACATCGTCGCCTCGCTGAAGGACGCCGCGCAGTGGGTCGTGGACCACTTCGAGATCCACGGTGTCGCCGATGTGGACGACCTCGCCGACAACGCCAGGGGGCTGGTGGAGCGCTTCGGCGCGAGCGCCGCGGGCGGACTGCTCACCGGCATCGGTGTCGTCACCACCCTGGTGGCCACCGCCGTCCTCGCCCTGCTGCTGACCTTCTTCTTCCTCCGGGACTCCGACCGCGCCGGCCATCTGGCCCGCGCCGTCGCCCCGCGCGGTACCGGCGACCTCGTGGAGGCCATGGGCCGCAGGGCCTTCGAGGCCGTCGAGGGCTTCATGCGCGGCACCACGCTGATCGCCCTGATCGACGCGCTCTGCATCACCGTCGGCCTGCTGATCCTCGATGTGCCCGGCGCGGTGGGCCTGGGCGCACTGGTCTTCGTCGGCGCGTACATCCCGTATCTGGGGGCCTTCGTCTCCGGTGCCGTCTCCGTGCTCGTGGCACTGGCCGACCGGGGGTTCGTGATCGCGCTGTGGGCGCTGGGCGTGGTGCTCGCCGTCCAGCTGCTGGAGGGCCATGTGCTGCAGCCCGTCATCCAGAGCCGCACGGTCCAGATGCATCCCGCCTCGATCCTGGTCGCCCTGACGGCGGGGGCGAGCGTCGCGGGGCTGCTGGGGATGCTGCTCGCGGTGCCGTTCTGCGCCGCGGTGTTCGGTGTGATCGGGGAGCTGCGCAAGGGGCGGGGCGGGGCCGGCCCGCCCTCGTGA
- a CDS encoding SseB family protein, with protein MYGYDQNPGAQQQMAGGYGEQPLYPEPSPPSLADAVRAFTTGSLSAEDFQQIFATSKVYCPRGDNPGFLALHNTQQPVIPMFTTLKELRRYAGKESKYFVITGAEVIDLLPTGYGFVLDMEGDHRMVFDAKAVEQMVDFAMRRMYG; from the coding sequence ATGTATGGCTACGACCAGAACCCGGGCGCGCAGCAGCAGATGGCCGGCGGCTACGGCGAACAGCCGCTGTACCCCGAGCCCTCGCCGCCGTCCCTGGCCGACGCGGTCCGTGCCTTCACGACCGGGTCGCTGTCCGCCGAGGACTTCCAGCAGATCTTCGCCACCTCCAAGGTCTACTGCCCGCGCGGCGACAACCCCGGTTTCCTGGCGCTGCACAACACGCAGCAGCCGGTGATCCCGATGTTCACCACGCTCAAGGAGCTGCGGCGGTACGCGGGCAAGGAGTCCAAGTACTTCGTGATCACCGGTGCCGAGGTGATCGACCTCCTGCCGACCGGGTACGGCTTCGTGCTGGACATGGAGGGGGACCACCGGATGGTCTTCGACGCCAAGGCGGTGGAGCAGATGGTCGACTTCGCCATGCGCCGGATGTACGGCTGA
- a CDS encoding L,D-transpeptidase family protein, whose product MSVPRRPYVLSAALFLLAAGCSAAAGGTSVPRGADGPPRPAVVSPAVSPSVSPAPAPPKEIPALGPRTRALIPAEARQAVVVTGEGPDSDRSTVAFYTREDPAVGWTFAAGPWRAHNGRKGWTGHHVAGDLRSPVGVFGLTDAGGRLEDPGSLLPYDEQPDFATSGEGFFGEPLEGSFDYVVAINYNRVPGRSPLDRERPLGDGRGGGIWIHVDHGGPTQGCVSVPEERMEELLRTLDPEKSPVIVMGDSVALNR is encoded by the coding sequence GTGTCCGTCCCCCGTCGCCCGTACGTCCTGTCCGCCGCCCTGTTCCTGCTGGCCGCCGGCTGCTCCGCCGCTGCCGGGGGGACGTCCGTGCCGCGTGGTGCGGACGGGCCCCCGCGCCCGGCGGTGGTGTCCCCGGCCGTGTCGCCGTCCGTCTCTCCGGCACCCGCCCCCCCGAAGGAGATCCCGGCGCTGGGCCCCCGGACCCGGGCGCTGATCCCGGCCGAAGCCCGCCAGGCCGTCGTGGTGACCGGGGAGGGGCCCGATTCCGACCGGTCGACGGTCGCCTTCTACACCCGGGAGGACCCCGCGGTGGGCTGGACCTTCGCGGCCGGGCCCTGGAGGGCCCACAACGGCAGGAAGGGCTGGACCGGCCACCATGTCGCCGGCGATCTCAGGTCACCCGTCGGGGTGTTCGGCCTGACCGACGCGGGCGGCCGCCTGGAGGACCCGGGCTCTCTGCTCCCGTACGACGAACAGCCGGACTTCGCGACGAGCGGGGAGGGGTTCTTCGGGGAGCCGCTGGAGGGGTCCTTCGACTACGTCGTCGCCATCAACTACAACCGGGTCCCGGGCCGGAGCCCGCTGGACCGGGAACGGCCGCTCGGTGACGGGCGGGGCGGCGGCATCTGGATCCACGTGGACCACGGCGGCCCCACCCAGGGCTGTGTCTCGGTCCCCGAGGAGCGCATGGAGGAACTGCTGCGCACCCTGGACCCGGAGAAGTCCCCGGTGATCGTGATGGGCGACTCCGTGGCCCTGAACCGCTGA